The Paraburkholderia acidisoli genome contains a region encoding:
- a CDS encoding DUF3025 domain-containing protein: MSDARASVGTAAAVNGAEKNAVNDAGATACAPRRSLPAGHFADIDWTRPWFAQHGARGRRWQQAALAGYAPYLRELNADARASGQRTGRGQPLGFIAQDELPEGAAYEAHIAATGRVPTRHNLHDFFNALAWFAYPRIKATLNARQATAIDTLGVGPTRGGLRDALTLFDENAVLFACSDATLAAALRGFDWRTLFVAGRAKWEAAFDEAPGAAHREVRAEVRVFGHALLEKLIAPYAACTAHAWIIDVPEAYFSWPRAQRDAHLDEAVSAELAAAPALSGRSFAPLPVLGIPGWWPPNDNPAFYDDATVFRPGRRAR, translated from the coding sequence TTGAGCGACGCGCGGGCTTCGGTCGGTACGGCAGCGGCGGTGAACGGCGCGGAGAAAAACGCGGTGAACGATGCGGGCGCAACGGCTTGCGCGCCGCGCCGCAGTTTGCCCGCCGGCCATTTCGCCGATATCGACTGGACGCGCCCGTGGTTCGCGCAACACGGCGCGCGCGGGCGCCGCTGGCAGCAGGCGGCGCTCGCGGGCTACGCGCCGTATCTGCGGGAATTGAATGCCGATGCGCGCGCAAGCGGCCAGCGTACCGGGCGCGGTCAGCCGCTCGGCTTCATCGCGCAGGACGAATTGCCCGAAGGCGCCGCCTACGAGGCGCACATCGCCGCAACCGGCCGCGTGCCCACGCGCCACAATCTCCACGACTTCTTCAACGCGCTCGCGTGGTTCGCGTATCCGCGCATCAAGGCGACGCTCAACGCGCGCCAGGCCACGGCCATCGACACGCTCGGCGTGGGCCCGACGCGCGGCGGCCTGCGCGACGCGCTTACGCTATTCGATGAAAACGCGGTGCTGTTCGCGTGCTCGGATGCGACGCTCGCCGCGGCGCTACGCGGCTTCGACTGGCGCACGCTGTTCGTCGCCGGGCGCGCGAAGTGGGAAGCGGCGTTCGACGAGGCGCCTGGTGCGGCGCACCGCGAGGTACGCGCCGAAGTGCGTGTATTCGGCCATGCGCTGCTCGAAAAGCTCATTGCGCCCTATGCGGCGTGCACCGCGCATGCGTGGATCATCGACGTGCCCGAAGCGTATTTCTCGTGGCCGCGCGCGCAACGCGACGCGCATCTGGACGAAGCGGTGAGCGCCGAACTCGCGGCCGCGCCGGCACTGAGCGGGCGCAGCTTCGCGCCGCTGCCCGTGCTCGGCATTCCGGGCTGGTGGCCGCCCAACGACAACCCCGCGTTCTATGACGACGCAACGGTGTTTCGCCCCGGCCGCCGCGCGCGATAA
- a CDS encoding OsmC family protein, with product MECKVSWMGQDGMAFAAETGSGHLVNMDGAPEGGGHNLAPRPMEMLLVGTGGCTAYDVVLILKKSRQEVSGCNVTLKAERASEDPKVFTKIHFHFTVTGKNLNPATVERAINLSHDKYCSASIMIGKTAEITHTFEIVAV from the coding sequence ATGGAATGCAAAGTTAGCTGGATGGGTCAGGACGGCATGGCGTTCGCGGCCGAAACGGGCAGCGGTCACCTCGTCAATATGGACGGCGCACCGGAAGGCGGCGGCCACAACCTCGCGCCGCGGCCGATGGAAATGCTGCTGGTCGGCACCGGCGGCTGCACGGCCTACGACGTGGTGCTGATTCTCAAGAAGAGCCGCCAGGAAGTGAGCGGCTGCAACGTCACGCTCAAGGCCGAGCGCGCGAGCGAAGATCCCAAGGTCTTCACGAAGATCCACTTCCACTTCACGGTCACGGGCAAGAATCTGAACCCGGCCACGGTCGAGCGCGCGATCAACCTGTCGCACGACAAGTACTGCTCGGCGTCGATCATGATCGGCAAGACCGCCGAGATCACGCATACGTTCGAGATCGTCGCGGTTTAA
- the rplM gene encoding 50S ribosomal protein L13 translates to MKTFSAKAHEVQREWYVIDATDKVLGRVASEVARRLRGKHKPEFTPHVDTGDFIIIINAGKLKVTGNKTTDKKYYRHSGYPGGIYETTFGKMQERFPGRALEKAVKGMLPKGPLGYAMIKKLKVYAEATHPHSAQQPKALEI, encoded by the coding sequence ATGAAGACTTTTTCCGCCAAGGCACATGAAGTGCAGCGCGAATGGTACGTGATTGACGCGACGGATAAGGTTCTCGGCCGTGTCGCCAGCGAAGTGGCACGCCGTCTTCGCGGCAAACACAAGCCTGAGTTCACCCCGCACGTCGACACTGGTGATTTCATCATCATCATCAACGCCGGCAAGCTGAAGGTCACGGGCAACAAGACCACCGACAAGAAGTACTACCGTCACTCGGGTTACCCCGGCGGTATCTACGAAACGACGTTCGGCAAGATGCAGGAACGCTTCCCGGGCCGCGCGCTCGAGAAGGCTGTGAAGGGCATGCTGCCGAAGGGCCCGCTCGGCTACGCGATGATCAAGAAGCTGAAGGTCTACGCTGAAGCAACGCACCCGCACTCGGCGCAACAGCCGAAAGCGCTCGAGATCTAA
- the rpsI gene encoding 30S ribosomal protein S9 yields MIGNWNYGTGRRKSAVARVFIKSGKGEIVVNGKPIADYFSRETSLMIVRQPLELTNHGQTFDIKVNVTGGGETGQAGAVRHGITRALMDYDATLKPALSQAGFVTRDAREVERKKVGFHKARRRKQFSKR; encoded by the coding sequence ATGATCGGTAACTGGAATTACGGTACGGGCCGCCGCAAGAGCGCGGTTGCTCGTGTCTTCATCAAGTCGGGCAAGGGCGAAATCGTCGTCAACGGCAAGCCCATCGCCGACTACTTCTCGCGCGAAACGTCGCTGATGATCGTGCGTCAACCGCTGGAACTCACGAACCACGGCCAAACGTTCGACATCAAGGTGAACGTGACGGGCGGCGGCGAAACCGGCCAGGCCGGCGCAGTTCGCCACGGCATCACGCGCGCGCTGATGGACTACGACGCAACGCTCAAGCCGGCACTGTCGCAAGCTGGCTTCGTGACGCGTGACGCACGTGAAGTGGAACGTAAGAAGGTTGGTTTCCACAAGGCACGTCGCCGCAAGCAGTTCTCGAAGCGTTAA
- the erpA gene encoding iron-sulfur cluster insertion protein ErpA, with product MSAVAETPVTEMPGPFVFTEAAADKVKQLIDEEGNPELKLRVFVQGGGCSGFQYGFTFDETVNEDDTVMTKNGVDLLIDSMSYQYLVGAEIDYKDDLNGAQFVIKNPNATTTCGCGSSFSV from the coding sequence ATGAGCGCTGTCGCCGAAACCCCCGTGACCGAAATGCCCGGTCCCTTCGTTTTCACCGAAGCAGCGGCTGACAAGGTCAAGCAACTGATCGACGAGGAAGGCAACCCGGAGCTGAAGCTGCGCGTTTTCGTGCAGGGCGGCGGCTGTTCGGGCTTCCAGTATGGTTTTACGTTCGACGAAACGGTCAACGAAGACGACACCGTGATGACGAAGAACGGCGTCGATCTCCTGATCGATTCGATGAGCTATCAGTACCTTGTGGGTGCCGAGATCGACTACAAGGACGATCTCAATGGCGCGCAGTTCGTCATCAAGAACCCGAACGCGACCACGACCTGCGGTTGCGGCTCGTCGTTCTCGGTCTGA
- a CDS encoding anhydro-N-acetylmuramic acid kinase yields the protein MSGTSMDGVDGIAVRFETGQRPVVLAEAFVGFAQGLREALFSLQQPGENEIEREALAGNALAARYAVCCHELLRAGNLSADDVKAIGAHGQTVRHRPEKGFTVQIQNPALLAELAHIDVIADFRSRDVASGGQGAPLVPAFHATVFGSQEETRVVCNLGGISNITILAATGAVRGFDCGPANALLDLWAERHLGKPYDENGQFAASGTPHQPLLNALLAEPFFEQQPPKSTGRDLFNVQWLDEKLVGFEALSPADVQATLVALTAVSVAREIERHAGDCRAVYVCGGGARNQALMAALQKALETGGVAGVPVMTTEALGVPPQQVEPLAFAWLAMRCVAREPGNLPTVTGAAGERVLGAIYPR from the coding sequence ATGTCGGGCACCAGCATGGACGGCGTGGACGGCATCGCCGTGCGGTTCGAGACCGGGCAGCGGCCCGTGGTGCTGGCCGAAGCGTTCGTCGGTTTCGCGCAAGGGCTGCGCGAGGCGCTGTTTTCGCTGCAACAGCCGGGCGAGAACGAGATCGAGCGCGAGGCGCTCGCGGGCAACGCGCTCGCCGCGCGCTACGCGGTGTGCTGCCACGAGTTGCTGCGCGCGGGCAATCTTTCGGCCGACGACGTGAAGGCGATCGGCGCGCACGGGCAAACGGTGCGGCATCGCCCCGAAAAGGGCTTTACGGTGCAGATCCAGAATCCGGCGCTGCTCGCGGAGCTGGCGCACATCGACGTGATCGCCGACTTCCGCAGCCGCGACGTCGCCTCGGGCGGCCAGGGCGCGCCGCTCGTGCCCGCGTTCCATGCGACCGTGTTCGGCTCGCAGGAAGAAACGCGCGTGGTCTGCAATCTGGGCGGCATCAGCAACATAACGATTCTGGCGGCCACCGGCGCGGTGCGCGGCTTCGACTGCGGCCCCGCGAACGCGCTGCTCGACCTCTGGGCGGAGCGCCACCTCGGCAAGCCTTACGACGAAAACGGCCAGTTCGCCGCGAGCGGCACGCCGCATCAGCCGCTCTTGAACGCGCTGCTCGCCGAGCCGTTCTTCGAGCAGCAGCCGCCCAAGAGCACGGGCCGCGATCTTTTCAACGTGCAATGGCTCGACGAGAAACTCGTGGGATTCGAGGCGCTCTCACCCGCCGACGTGCAGGCGACGCTCGTCGCGCTCACCGCCGTGAGCGTCGCGCGCGAGATCGAGCGGCATGCGGGCGATTGCCGCGCGGTGTACGTGTGCGGGGGCGGCGCGCGCAATCAGGCGCTGATGGCGGCGTTGCAGAAGGCGCTGGAAACGGGTGGCGTGGCGGGCGTGCCGGTCATGACCACAGAGGCGCTGGGCGTGCCGCCGCAGCAGGTGGAACCGCTCGCGTTCGCGTGGCTCGCCATGCGCTGCGTGGCGCGCGAGCCCGGCAATCTGCCCACGGTCACAGGCGCGGCGGGCGAGCGCGTGCTAGGCGCGATTTATCCGCGCTGA
- the tyrS gene encoding tyrosine--tRNA ligase: MSESISSQSASQSGNSGAKDAFPVTDEVRHALAVTKRGVDELLIESEFEQKLAKSAATGKPLRIKLGLDPTAPDIHIGHTVVLNKMRQLQDLGHTVIFLIGDFTSLIGDPSGRNATRPPLTREQIESNAKTYFEQAALVLDREKTEIRYNSEWSMPLGADGMIKLASRYTVARILEREDFTRRFQGGVPISIHEFLYPLMQGYDSVALNADLELGGTDQKFNLLVGRELQKQYGQEQQCILTMPLLEGLDGVEKMSKSKNNYIGISEKPNDMFGKLMSISDTLMWRYFTLLSFRPMDEIEGFKREIEAGRNPRDFKVLLAQEIVARFHSQQDAEGALEDFNHRAKGGVPDDIPAVTLAGAPLAIGQLLKQAGLVPSTSEALRNIEQGGVKIDGATVSDKGLKIEAGEFVVQVGKRRFARVTLTA, from the coding sequence ATGAGCGAGTCCATATCCAGCCAAAGCGCCAGCCAAAGCGGCAACAGCGGCGCGAAAGACGCCTTTCCGGTCACCGACGAAGTCCGTCACGCGCTCGCCGTTACGAAGCGCGGCGTGGACGAACTGCTGATCGAATCGGAGTTCGAGCAGAAGCTCGCGAAGAGCGCGGCCACCGGCAAGCCCCTGCGCATCAAGCTCGGCCTCGACCCCACGGCGCCCGACATCCATATCGGTCACACGGTCGTGCTCAACAAGATGCGCCAGCTTCAGGATCTCGGCCACACCGTGATCTTCCTGATCGGCGACTTCACCTCGCTGATCGGCGACCCGTCGGGCCGCAACGCCACGCGTCCGCCGCTCACACGCGAGCAGATCGAGTCGAACGCCAAGACGTACTTCGAGCAGGCCGCGCTCGTGCTCGACCGCGAGAAGACCGAGATCCGCTACAACAGCGAATGGTCGATGCCGCTCGGCGCCGACGGCATGATCAAGCTCGCGTCGCGCTACACGGTCGCGCGCATTCTCGAGCGCGAGGATTTCACCAGGCGCTTCCAGGGCGGCGTGCCCATTTCGATCCACGAATTCCTGTACCCGCTCATGCAGGGTTACGACTCGGTGGCGCTCAACGCCGACCTCGAACTCGGCGGCACGGACCAGAAGTTCAACCTGCTCGTTGGCCGTGAACTGCAAAAGCAGTACGGCCAGGAACAGCAGTGCATTCTCACGATGCCGCTCCTCGAAGGTCTCGACGGCGTCGAGAAAATGTCGAAGTCGAAGAACAACTACATCGGTATCAGCGAAAAGCCCAACGACATGTTCGGCAAGCTCATGTCGATCTCCGACACGCTGATGTGGCGTTACTTCACGCTGCTGTCGTTCCGTCCGATGGACGAGATCGAGGGCTTCAAGCGCGAGATCGAAGCGGGCCGAAACCCGCGCGACTTCAAGGTGCTGCTCGCGCAGGAAATCGTGGCGCGCTTCCACTCGCAGCAAGACGCCGAAGGCGCGCTCGAAGACTTCAATCACCGCGCCAAGGGCGGTGTGCCGGACGACATTCCGGCGGTGACGCTCGCGGGCGCGCCGCTCGCCATCGGTCAGTTGCTCAAGCAGGCGGGTCTCGTGCCCTCCACGAGCGAAGCGCTGCGCAACATCGAGCAGGGCGGCGTGAAGATCGACGGCGCCACGGTGTCCGACAAGGGCCTCAAGATCGAAGCCGGCGAGTTCGTCGTGCAGGTCGGTAAGCGCCGCTTCGCGCGCGTCACGCTCACGGCATGA
- the dtd gene encoding D-aminoacyl-tRNA deacylase, giving the protein MIALIQRVRRAEVRVADSGGERVTGAIGQGLLALVCAERGDTEANADKLLAKLLGYRVFSDAAGKMNLGVQNIDGNGKAGGLLLVSQFTLAADTNSGLRPSFTPAAPPEEGRRLFEYFVAAARAKHPVVETGEFGADMQVSLVNDGPVTFWLQVPAQGAQLT; this is encoded by the coding sequence ATGATCGCGCTGATCCAGCGCGTGCGGCGCGCCGAGGTGCGCGTCGCGGATTCCGGTGGTGAACGCGTGACCGGCGCGATCGGTCAGGGCTTGCTCGCGCTCGTCTGCGCGGAGCGCGGCGACACCGAGGCGAATGCCGACAAACTGTTGGCCAAACTGCTCGGCTATCGCGTGTTCAGCGACGCCGCAGGCAAGATGAACCTCGGCGTGCAGAACATCGACGGCAACGGCAAGGCCGGCGGCTTGCTGCTCGTCTCCCAGTTCACGCTCGCCGCGGACACCAACAGCGGCCTGCGCCCGAGTTTCACGCCGGCCGCGCCGCCCGAGGAAGGGCGGCGTCTGTTCGAGTACTTCGTGGCCGCCGCGCGCGCGAAGCATCCCGTGGTCGAGACCGGCGAGTTCGGCGCCGACATGCAGGTGTCGCTCGTCAACGACGGCCCCGTCACGTTCTGGCTGCAAGTGCCGGCGCAAGGTGCGCAACTCACATGA
- a CDS encoding histidine phosphatase family protein, translating to MTTQILFIRHGETAWNQIKRIQGHIDIPLAESGVEQAQKLAARMAEAARAGARLDAIWSSDLLRAQQTAQPIAAALGLPVQLTERLRERNYGAFQGHDNDEIAERFPDEYAHWQTRDPGFEPPEGESQREFYHRVLHALEPILAMHPGGRIACVAHGGVLDCVYRFANGLTLEAPRAWKLLNTSVNVVDFERDGYVTQARVVEWGDVAHLGGVSADDNLKRTPEPGR from the coding sequence ATGACCACGCAAATTCTCTTTATCCGCCACGGCGAAACGGCGTGGAACCAGATCAAGCGCATTCAGGGGCATATCGACATTCCGCTCGCGGAAAGCGGCGTCGAGCAGGCGCAGAAGCTGGCGGCGCGCATGGCTGAAGCCGCGCGTGCAGGCGCGCGTCTCGACGCGATCTGGTCGAGCGACCTGTTGCGCGCGCAGCAAACGGCGCAGCCCATTGCGGCTGCGCTCGGGCTGCCCGTGCAACTCACCGAACGCTTGCGCGAGCGCAACTACGGCGCGTTCCAGGGCCACGACAACGACGAGATCGCCGAGCGTTTCCCCGACGAATACGCGCACTGGCAAACGCGCGATCCGGGTTTCGAGCCGCCCGAGGGCGAGTCGCAACGCGAGTTTTATCATCGCGTGCTGCATGCGCTCGAACCCATTCTGGCCATGCATCCGGGCGGCCGCATCGCGTGCGTCGCGCACGGCGGCGTGCTCGACTGCGTGTACCGTTTCGCGAATGGTCTGACGCTCGAAGCGCCGCGTGCGTGGAAGCTGCTCAACACGAGCGTGAATGTCGTCGACTTCGAGCGCGACGGCTATGTCACGCAGGCGCGCGTGGTGGAGTGGGGCGATGTCGCGCATCTCGGCGGTGTGAGCGCCGACGACAACCTCAAGCGCACGCCGGAGCCGGGTCGCTAG
- a CDS encoding oxygenase MpaB family protein — translation MRLAENITHLTTGGGPNLDYSSPPGDPGLFGADAICWKVHADFAAMMAGGISALLLQALHPLALAGVWDHSTFRTDILGRLRRTATFIAGTTYGSRADALALIERVKTIHLSVTGTAPDGRTYRASDPVLLTWVHVAEVSSFLAAYLRYVNPALPGAAQDQYYAEVAQIARLLGATNVPQSRAQIAAYLEAMRPELVASERTREVVRVLMEAPAPRPAMRPAGALVRHAGIDLLPPFAQQMLGFDSFALARQALVRPGMRAVAPVLRWALVNGVSKRARRRAAQTPGKP, via the coding sequence ATGCGACTGGCCGAAAACATCACGCATCTCACCACGGGCGGCGGCCCGAATCTCGATTATTCGAGCCCGCCGGGCGACCCGGGCCTGTTCGGCGCGGACGCCATCTGCTGGAAAGTGCACGCCGATTTCGCCGCGATGATGGCGGGCGGCATCAGCGCGCTGCTGCTCCAGGCGTTGCATCCGCTCGCGCTCGCGGGCGTGTGGGATCACTCCACGTTTCGCACCGACATACTCGGGCGGCTGCGCCGCACCGCGACCTTCATCGCGGGCACGACCTATGGCAGCCGCGCCGACGCGCTGGCGCTCATCGAACGCGTCAAGACGATCCACCTGAGCGTGACGGGCACCGCGCCCGACGGCCGCACGTACCGCGCGAGCGATCCCGTCTTGCTGACGTGGGTGCATGTGGCCGAAGTGTCGAGCTTTCTCGCCGCGTATCTGCGCTACGTGAATCCGGCGCTGCCCGGCGCCGCGCAGGACCAGTATTACGCCGAAGTCGCGCAGATCGCCCGGTTGCTCGGCGCGACGAATGTGCCGCAATCGCGCGCGCAGATTGCCGCGTATCTGGAAGCGATGCGTCCCGAACTCGTGGCGAGCGAGCGCACGCGCGAAGTCGTGCGTGTGCTGATGGAGGCACCTGCGCCGCGCCCGGCCATGCGGCCCGCCGGGGCGCTCGTGCGCCACGCGGGCATCGACTTGCTGCCGCCGTTCGCGCAGCAGATGCTTGGCTTCGACAGCTTCGCGCTCGCGCGCCAGGCGCTCGTGCGGCCGGGCATGCGCGCGGTCGCGCCGGTGCTGCGCTGGGCGCTCGTCAACGGCGTGTCGAAGCGGGCGCGGCGGCGCGCGGCGCAAACGCCTGGCAAGCCGTAA
- the ruvB gene encoding Holliday junction branch migration DNA helicase RuvB has protein sequence MIETDKLAASRSSGATNHADRVIAATPASSHEEAFERALRPRQLDEYVGQEKVRGQLEIFIEAAKRRAEPLDHVLLFGPPGLGKTTLAHIIAREMGVNLRQTSGPVLERAGDLAALLTNLEANDVLFIDEIHRLSPVVEEILYPALEDYQIDIMIGEGPAARSVKLDLQPFTLVGATTRAGMLTNPLRDRFGIVSRLEFYNAGELSRIVQRSAALLGAQIHPEGALEIARRSRGTPRIANRLLRRVRDYAEVKADGKITANVADAALRMLDVDPVGFDLMDRKLLEAILYKFDGGPVGVDNLAAAIGEERDTIEDVLEPYLIQQGYLQRTPRGRVATQLSYRHFGLTVPDNAAPEGDWEPDAS, from the coding sequence ATGATCGAAACCGACAAACTCGCCGCCTCGCGCAGTTCGGGCGCCACGAACCACGCCGATCGCGTGATCGCCGCCACGCCCGCCTCCTCGCACGAGGAAGCGTTCGAGCGCGCGCTGCGGCCGCGCCAGCTCGACGAATACGTGGGCCAGGAAAAGGTGCGCGGCCAGCTCGAGATTTTCATCGAAGCGGCGAAGCGTCGTGCCGAACCGCTCGACCATGTGCTGCTGTTCGGGCCGCCGGGTCTCGGCAAGACCACGCTCGCGCACATCATCGCGCGCGAAATGGGGGTCAACTTGCGGCAGACGTCGGGGCCCGTGCTCGAACGCGCGGGCGATCTCGCGGCGCTGCTCACCAATCTCGAAGCCAACGACGTGCTGTTCATCGACGAGATTCACCGGCTGTCGCCCGTCGTCGAGGAAATTCTGTATCCGGCGCTCGAGGACTATCAGATCGACATCATGATCGGCGAAGGTCCGGCCGCGCGCAGCGTGAAGCTCGATCTGCAGCCGTTCACGCTGGTCGGCGCGACCACGCGCGCGGGCATGCTCACGAATCCGCTGCGCGACCGCTTCGGCATTGTTTCGCGGCTCGAGTTCTACAACGCCGGCGAGCTGTCGCGTATCGTGCAGCGCTCGGCCGCGTTGCTCGGCGCCCAGATTCATCCGGAAGGCGCGCTCGAAATCGCGCGCCGTTCGCGCGGCACGCCGCGTATCGCCAATCGCTTGCTGCGCCGCGTGCGCGATTACGCCGAAGTCAAAGCTGACGGCAAGATCACCGCGAACGTGGCCGACGCCGCGCTGCGCATGCTCGACGTCGACCCGGTCGGCTTCGACCTGATGGACCGCAAGCTGCTCGAAGCGATCCTGTACAAGTTCGACGGCGGCCCCGTGGGCGTGGACAACCTGGCCGCCGCGATCGGCGAGGAACGCGACACGATCGAAGACGTGCTCGAGCCGTATCTGATCCAGCAGGGCTATCTGCAACGCACGCCGCGCGGGCGGGTGGCCACGCAGCTGAGCTATCGCCATTTCGGCCTCACGGTGCCCGACAACGCGGCGCCCGAGGGCGACTGGGAACCGGACGCGTCGTAA